Within the Elusimicrobium sp. An273 genome, the region TTGCCAAAATCCTTTTGGCCAATTCGGAGGACAAATGAGTGCCAAATCTGCCAGTTTAAAAGATTTCCTGACCATGACCCCTGTCAAAATTTACGATCAGGAACATATTAAAAGCAATATCCCCCACCGCGAGCCGTTTTTGCTCGTAGATGAGGTGTGGGAGCTGGATCCCGACAAAAAATACTTGGGCATCCGGCACGTCCGCCCGGACGAATACTACTTTCAGGGCCACTTTCCCGGCCGGCCGGTAATGCCGGGCGTACTGGTGGTAGAAAGCATGTCCCAGGCGTTTGGCGGCGCCATTATGAGCCGCACCGTCGGTGAGAACAAAGGAATCCCGCTGTTTTTAAGTATCGACGAGGCCAAATTCCGCGGGATGGTGCAGCCCGGCGATACGCTGCAAATGCCCATTGAAGTGCTGCGTTTGGGCAAAATTGCCAAAATTTATGCGGAAGCTTACGTGAACGGCAAGTTGTGCGCGCAAGCCACCCTGAACTTCATCCTAGG harbors:
- the fabZ gene encoding 3-hydroxyacyl-ACP dehydratase FabZ produces the protein MSAKSASLKDFLTMTPVKIYDQEHIKSNIPHREPFLLVDEVWELDPDKKYLGIRHVRPDEYYFQGHFPGRPVMPGVLVVESMSQAFGGAIMSRTVGENKGIPLFLSIDEAKFRGMVQPGDTLQMPIEVLRLGKIAKIYAEAYVNGKLCAQATLNFILGETSHV